A window of Selenomonas ruminantium subsp. lactilytica TAM6421 contains these coding sequences:
- the flgB gene encoding flagellar basal body rod protein FlgB: MLEQIMNASNFDYLSRGLEAANMRHEVISNNIANVNTPHFKRSGVNFEELLAKELHLDDEPMKVAIVRTHDRHLPIPFHGKVHAVIEEDNTTTMRVDDNNVDIDIEMAGLAKNQLYYNAMTTQLGGFMAELKNVITSGQT, from the coding sequence ATGTTGGAGCAAATAATGAATGCGTCTAATTTCGATTATCTGTCCCGGGGGCTTGAGGCCGCCAATATGCGCCACGAAGTCATCAGCAATAATATTGCCAATGTCAATACGCCCCATTTCAAGCGTAGCGGCGTGAATTTTGAGGAACTTCTGGCCAAGGAATTGCATCTGGATGATGAACCCATGAAGGTGGCCATTGTCCGCACCCATGACCGTCATCTGCCCATTCCGTTTCATGGCAAGGTTCATGCCGTGATCGAGGAAGACAATACCACGACTATGCGGGTGGATGACAACAATGTGGATATCGATATCGAGATGGCTGGCTTGGCCAAGAATCAGTTGTATTATAATGCCATGACAACCCAGCTGGGCGGCTTTATGGCAGAACTGAAGAATGTGATCACCAGCGGACAGACCTAA
- the hslU gene encoding ATP-dependent protease ATPase subunit HslU produces MEELFGTNEQTPRQIVEELNKYIVGQDEAKKSVAIALRNRWRSRKLSAEMQEDVVPKNILMIGSTGVGKTEIARRLAKLVKAPFIKVEATKFTEVGYVGRDVESIIRDLAETSVRMVRQQRIDSVQEKAKEMAEERILDVFVPEQKKNTNPLGRLFGGGDDDTEEKEEPAEPKYQAGREWVRKRLQKGELEQETIEIDVEESGKPMVGMFAGSSLESMGDNIQDMIGNLMPKRHRKRKVTVEQARKIFTQEEAEKLIDMEAVADEAVKVAEYSGIVFLDEIDKVAVKGNSSGADVSREGVQRDILPIVEGSTVMTKYGPLKTDHVLFIAAGAFHMAKPSDLIPELQGRFPIRVELKSLRKEDFQKILTEPQNALIKQYQAMLETEGVELEFKDEAIARLAQLACDVNEQAEDIGARRLHTLLEKLLEEISFTAPELEDKKVVIDGAYVDKQLADIVVNRDLSQFIL; encoded by the coding sequence ATGGAAGAACTTTTTGGCACAAATGAACAGACTCCACGCCAGATTGTGGAGGAACTCAATAAATATATCGTAGGGCAGGACGAGGCCAAGAAATCTGTGGCTATCGCTCTGCGCAACCGCTGGCGCAGCCGCAAATTATCGGCGGAAATGCAGGAAGATGTGGTGCCCAAGAACATCCTGATGATCGGTTCCACCGGTGTGGGCAAGACAGAAATTGCCCGTCGTCTGGCAAAACTGGTCAAGGCCCCCTTTATCAAGGTGGAAGCCACCAAGTTCACGGAAGTGGGCTATGTGGGCCGGGATGTGGAATCCATCATCCGGGATCTGGCGGAAACCTCCGTGCGCATGGTGCGTCAGCAACGCATTGACTCCGTGCAGGAAAAAGCCAAGGAAATGGCGGAAGAACGGATTCTCGATGTCTTCGTTCCGGAACAAAAGAAAAACACCAATCCCCTGGGCAGACTCTTTGGCGGCGGTGACGATGACACCGAGGAAAAGGAAGAGCCGGCTGAACCCAAGTATCAGGCTGGCCGGGAATGGGTGCGCAAGCGCCTGCAGAAGGGTGAACTAGAGCAGGAAACCATCGAGATCGATGTGGAAGAGTCCGGCAAGCCCATGGTGGGCATGTTTGCCGGTTCCAGCCTCGAGAGCATGGGGGACAACATTCAGGACATGATTGGCAACCTGATGCCCAAGCGTCATCGCAAGCGCAAGGTCACGGTGGAGCAGGCCCGCAAGATCTTCACCCAGGAAGAGGCGGAAAAGCTCATCGATATGGAAGCTGTAGCGGATGAGGCTGTGAAGGTGGCTGAGTACAGCGGTATCGTCTTCCTCGATGAAATCGACAAAGTGGCGGTCAAGGGCAACAGCTCCGGCGCTGATGTGAGCCGGGAAGGCGTGCAGCGGGATATCCTGCCCATCGTGGAAGGCTCCACGGTCATGACGAAATACGGCCCGCTGAAGACTGACCATGTGCTCTTTATCGCAGCCGGTGCCTTCCATATGGCCAAGCCCTCGGATCTGATCCCGGAACTGCAGGGCCGCTTCCCCATCCGCGTAGAACTCAAATCCCTGCGCAAGGAAGATTTCCAGAAAATCCTCACCGAACCTCAGAATGCCCTGATCAAGCAGTATCAGGCTATGCTGGAAACAGAGGGCGTGGAGCTGGAGTTCAAGGATGAGGCCATTGCCCGCTTGGCACAATTGGCCTGTGACGTAAATGAACAGGCAGAGGATATCGGTGCCCGCCGCCTCCATACCCTGCTGGAAAAGCTGCTGGAAGAGATAAGTTTCACGGCTCCGGAGCTGGAGGACAAGAAGGTTGTCATCGATGGGGCCTATGTGGATAAGCAGCTGGCCGATATCGTGGTGAACCGCGACCTTTCTCAGTTCATCCTGTGA
- the dprA gene encoding DNA-processing protein DprA, whose amino-acid sequence MMKLNEANFYLAAMLRCPGIGCRYMQRLLAVMKEPGTIWQTDARTLSDTKVLPPQLAKRLADFCRQNESAPEEIQKVCEQKQIQTVSILEENYPEVLREIYAPPVILYYNGILESDARRVAMVGSRRYSGYGQAIALEFGEKLAAAGLTVVSGAARGIDSFSHLGALKGGRTVAVLGCGVDIAYPSENRKLLYDIADSGGAVISEYEPGTRPLPAYFPARNRIISGLAEGTLVVEAAERSGSLITAEMALAAGRDVYAIPGSIYAPGCAGCNNLIRQGAKLVAEPADVLEEFGLAVKQPVKKAGLKLTAEEAAIYQVLSFEHPLSMDEIMLSLPDGEIANLSYQLLQMEMKGIVIENELHCFRRAERE is encoded by the coding sequence ATGATGAAATTAAATGAAGCAAATTTCTATCTGGCGGCGATGCTCCGTTGTCCGGGGATTGGCTGCCGTTATATGCAGCGCCTTTTGGCGGTTATGAAAGAGCCTGGGACAATTTGGCAGACGGATGCCAGGACTTTGTCTGACACAAAGGTACTGCCGCCGCAGCTGGCGAAGCGTCTGGCAGATTTTTGCCGGCAGAATGAGTCCGCGCCGGAAGAGATCCAAAAAGTTTGTGAGCAAAAGCAGATCCAGACGGTATCTATATTGGAAGAAAATTATCCAGAAGTTTTGCGGGAAATCTATGCACCGCCGGTCATTTTATATTATAATGGCATATTAGAGTCAGATGCCCGGCGGGTGGCCATGGTTGGTTCACGCCGTTATTCCGGTTATGGTCAGGCCATTGCCCTGGAGTTTGGTGAGAAACTGGCGGCAGCAGGCCTTACCGTGGTCAGCGGTGCAGCCCGGGGCATCGACAGCTTTTCCCATCTGGGGGCCTTGAAGGGCGGCCGTACAGTGGCAGTCCTGGGCTGCGGTGTGGATATTGCCTATCCGTCTGAAAACCGCAAGCTGCTCTACGATATTGCCGACAGCGGCGGTGCTGTCATCTCGGAATATGAACCGGGGACAAGGCCTTTGCCTGCGTACTTTCCTGCGCGCAACCGCATTATCAGCGGGTTGGCGGAAGGAACATTGGTGGTGGAGGCAGCAGAGCGTTCCGGTTCGTTGATTACGGCGGAAATGGCCTTGGCTGCTGGCCGGGATGTATATGCCATACCCGGCAGTATCTATGCACCGGGCTGTGCAGGCTGCAATAATCTCATCCGGCAGGGGGCGAAGCTTGTGGCAGAGCCAGCGGACGTATTGGAGGAATTCGGCCTGGCCGTAAAACAGCCGGTGAAAAAGGCCGGCCTGAAATTGACAGCTGAGGAAGCTGCCATCTATCAGGTGCTGTCCTTTGAGCATCCATTATCCATGGATGAGATCATGCTGAGCCTGCCGGATGGTGAAATCGCAAATTTATCCTATCAGCTCCTGCAGATGGAGATGAAGGGGATTGTCATAGAAAACGAATTGCACTGCTTCAGGCGTGCTGAGAGGGAGTGA
- the flgC gene encoding flagellar basal body rod protein FlgC, with the protein MSMFLGIDAAASGLTAERLRMDVISNNIANANTTRTEGGGAYHRRYVVFEPRVKDSGPFQTFLKKAANKLEAGDGVRAVRIESDNTQGPLVYDPGHPDANAEGYVERPNVNMVAEMVDMITASRAYEANTTTINAAKAMVSKALDMGNK; encoded by the coding sequence ATGAGCATGTTTCTGGGGATTGACGCAGCAGCATCAGGGCTTACAGCTGAACGCCTGCGTATGGATGTTATTTCCAATAATATTGCCAATGCCAACACCACCCGTACAGAAGGGGGCGGGGCCTATCATCGCCGTTATGTGGTTTTTGAGCCAAGGGTGAAGGATAGTGGTCCGTTTCAGACTTTTTTGAAAAAAGCTGCAAATAAATTAGAAGCCGGTGACGGCGTCAGAGCTGTGCGTATTGAAAGCGATAATACTCAGGGGCCGCTGGTATATGATCCGGGACATCCGGATGCCAATGCGGAGGGGTATGTAGAAAGACCAAATGTCAATATGGTGGCGGAAATGGTGGATATGATAACCGCTTCCCGTGCTTATGAGGCAAACACTACGACAATCAATGCGGCTAAAGCAATGGTGAGTAAGGCTTTGGATATGGGCAACAAGTAA
- the codY gene encoding GTP-sensing pleiotropic transcriptional regulator CodY gives MASLLEKTRKINRLLQRSENVEYDGISRVLSNVLNANVYITNKKGKIFGYAFVDDFECDLMVDKVINQGEFPKTYVNWLMRMDETNANLHSKTGMCAYEENTKCLFNGKNTTIVPIYGVGERIGTLVVAKYDEEFSDEDLLLCEYGATVVGMEMLRDHAEKIEIEARKKATVQIALNTLSFSESRAAKAILEALPDTEGLLVASKIADKVKITRSVIVNALRKFESAGVISSKSLGMKGTYIKVLNEYLLEEVQKLKI, from the coding sequence ATGGCATCATTATTAGAAAAAACCAGAAAGATCAACCGGCTCCTGCAGCGTTCCGAGAATGTGGAATACGATGGGATTTCCCGTGTTCTGAGCAATGTACTCAATGCGAATGTTTATATCACGAATAAGAAGGGGAAAATCTTCGGTTATGCATTTGTGGATGATTTCGAATGCGATCTCATGGTGGATAAGGTCATCAACCAGGGTGAATTCCCCAAGACCTATGTGAATTGGCTGATGCGCATGGACGAAACCAATGCCAATCTCCATTCCAAGACGGGCATGTGCGCCTATGAAGAGAATACGAAATGCCTGTTCAACGGCAAGAACACCACGATTGTCCCCATCTATGGTGTCGGCGAGCGCATTGGTACGCTGGTAGTAGCGAAGTATGATGAAGAATTCAGCGATGAGGATCTGCTGCTCTGTGAATACGGTGCCACGGTAGTGGGCATGGAAATGCTCCGCGACCATGCTGAAAAGATTGAGATTGAAGCCCGCAAGAAGGCTACGGTACAGATTGCCCTGAACACCCTCTCCTTCTCCGAGAGCCGTGCTGCCAAGGCCATCCTCGAGGCTCTGCCGGATACGGAAGGCCTGCTGGTTGCATCCAAGATTGCCGATAAGGTGAAGATCACCCGTTCCGTAATCGTCAACGCTCTGCGCAAGTTCGAATCCGCCGGCGTGATCTCCTCCAAGTCTCTGGGCATGAAGGGGACTTACATCAAGGTACTCAATGAGTATCTGCTGGAAGAAGTACAGAAACTGAAGATATGA
- the hslV gene encoding ATP-dependent protease subunit HslV yields the protein METQFHATTICAVRKNGKTAIAGDGQVTFGEHTIMKANARKVRRLYHNQVLAGFAGSVADAFTLFEKFEAKLETYNGNLQRAAVELAKEWRTDKILRKLEALLLVADKDTMLMLSGNGEVIEPDGDVAAIGSGGFYALSAGRAMAKHTEMSAGEIAKEALSIAADICVFTNHNIKVEELD from the coding sequence ATGGAAACACAATTTCATGCAACAACAATCTGCGCTGTGCGCAAGAACGGCAAGACGGCCATCGCCGGCGACGGCCAGGTGACTTTTGGCGAACATACGATTATGAAGGCGAATGCCCGCAAGGTGCGCCGTCTGTACCACAATCAGGTGTTGGCTGGTTTTGCCGGTTCAGTGGCCGATGCCTTCACCTTGTTTGAGAAGTTCGAGGCAAAACTTGAGACCTATAATGGCAACCTGCAGCGGGCGGCTGTGGAGCTGGCCAAGGAATGGCGTACGGACAAGATCCTGCGCAAGCTGGAAGCCCTGCTGCTGGTAGCGGATAAGGATACCATGCTGATGCTCTCCGGCAACGGTGAGGTCATCGAGCCGGACGGGGATGTGGCAGCCATCGGTTCCGGCGGCTTCTATGCCCTGTCTGCCGGCCGCGCCATGGCCAAGCATACGGAGATGAGCGCTGGCGAGATCGCCAAAGAAGCCCTGTCCATTGCGGCAGATATCTGCGTATTTACCAATCATAATATCAAGGTTGAGGAGTTAGACTGA
- the topA gene encoding type I DNA topoisomerase codes for MAAEKAKTKAKPKAKVKKTLVIVESPAKAKTIEKYLGKKYMVRASMGHLRDLPKSQFGIDVENDFSPKYINIRGKGDLIKALKKDAKNADKVYLASDPDREGEAIAWHLSFILGLNPEEDCRIVFNEITKPAIQEAVKHPRGINIDQVDAQQARRMLDRIVGYKLSPLLWRKVRKGLSAGRVQSVTVKLICDREKEIQAFESVEYWTVGMKLRKDKSAMFEAELTHVDGEKLDLHDEKATNALVEDFQRQKLLVDTVKKSERKRKPAAPFTTSSLQQDAARKLGFTSRKTMMLAQQLYEGIELGRHGATGLITYMRTDSTRLSDVALHDAREFIGAEFGEDYLPSKANIYVTGKKAQDAHEAIRPTDVKLTPDSVAKHLNKDQLKLYTLIWQRFTASQMVPAIYDTMSIQIKAGERYTAKASGSKLKFAGFTAVYAGAETTKKEKDVLLPDLAEGDELNIAKMLPQQHFTEPPPRYNDASLVKTLEEKEIGRPSTYAPIIETIQARGYVQRIDKHFQPTELGFVVVDMLEEYFKDIVDVKFTADLENELDEIAEGKVEKNHLLKEFYDPFAVTLEKADEAIGHVELPEEVSDVPCELCGRMMVVKQGRYGKFLACPGFPECRNTKPLLVDTGVKCPKCGGAIVERKSHRGRKFYGCKNYPECDYTTWDQPLQEKCPKCGAFMLKHHYKNGRGLTYCSNDDCETRIDHPINKELEKMRQRAEAKKAKEAEAAAQAEAAEKESKTKKGKKK; via the coding sequence TTGGCTGCAGAGAAAGCAAAGACAAAGGCTAAACCGAAAGCTAAGGTCAAAAAGACATTGGTAATTGTGGAGTCGCCGGCCAAGGCGAAGACCATTGAAAAATATTTGGGGAAAAAATATATGGTGCGGGCTTCCATGGGACATCTGCGTGATCTGCCCAAGAGCCAGTTTGGCATCGATGTGGAAAATGACTTTTCCCCAAAGTACATCAATATCCGGGGCAAGGGAGATCTCATCAAGGCCCTCAAGAAAGACGCCAAGAACGCCGATAAAGTGTATCTGGCAAGCGACCCTGACCGCGAGGGAGAAGCCATTGCCTGGCATCTGTCCTTTATCCTGGGCCTGAACCCCGAGGAGGACTGCCGCATTGTCTTCAATGAAATCACGAAGCCAGCTATTCAGGAGGCGGTAAAGCACCCAAGGGGTATCAATATCGATCAGGTGGATGCCCAGCAGGCTCGCCGCATGCTGGACCGCATCGTGGGCTACAAGCTTTCGCCCTTGCTCTGGCGCAAGGTGCGCAAGGGTCTGTCGGCCGGCCGCGTGCAGTCGGTGACGGTGAAACTCATCTGTGACCGGGAAAAGGAGATTCAGGCCTTTGAATCCGTGGAGTACTGGACGGTGGGCATGAAGCTCCGCAAGGATAAGTCCGCCATGTTCGAGGCTGAGCTCACCCATGTGGATGGGGAGAAGCTGGATCTGCATGATGAGAAAGCCACCAATGCGTTGGTGGAGGATTTCCAGCGGCAGAAACTCCTGGTGGATACGGTGAAGAAAAGCGAGCGCAAGCGCAAGCCTGCGGCTCCCTTTACCACAAGTTCCCTGCAGCAGGATGCAGCCCGCAAGCTGGGCTTCACCTCCCGTAAGACCATGATGCTGGCCCAGCAGCTCTATGAAGGTATCGAGTTGGGCCGTCATGGGGCAACCGGTCTGATCACCTACATGCGTACGGACTCTACCCGTCTGTCGGATGTGGCCCTGCATGATGCCCGGGAATTCATCGGGGCTGAATTCGGTGAGGACTATCTGCCGTCCAAGGCCAATATCTATGTGACGGGCAAGAAAGCCCAGGATGCCCATGAAGCGATCCGTCCTACAGATGTAAAGCTTACGCCGGACAGCGTGGCCAAACATCTCAACAAGGATCAGCTGAAGCTCTATACCTTGATCTGGCAGCGCTTTACCGCCAGCCAGATGGTGCCGGCAATCTACGATACCATGAGCATCCAGATCAAGGCTGGCGAGCGCTATACGGCCAAGGCTTCCGGTTCCAAGCTGAAATTTGCCGGTTTTACGGCGGTCTATGCCGGGGCAGAAACCACCAAGAAGGAAAAGGATGTGCTGCTGCCGGATCTCGCCGAAGGCGATGAACTGAATATCGCCAAGATGCTGCCCCAGCAGCATTTCACGGAGCCGCCTCCGCGCTATAACGATGCCTCTCTGGTCAAGACTTTGGAAGAAAAGGAAATCGGCCGTCCGAGTACCTATGCGCCGATTATCGAGACCATTCAGGCCCGCGGCTATGTGCAGCGCATCGATAAGCATTTCCAGCCCACGGAATTAGGCTTTGTCGTGGTGGATATGCTGGAGGAATACTTCAAGGATATCGTCGATGTGAAGTTCACGGCGGATCTGGAGAATGAGCTGGATGAAATCGCCGAGGGCAAAGTGGAGAAGAACCATCTGCTCAAGGAGTTCTATGATCCCTTTGCTGTAACACTGGAAAAGGCCGATGAAGCCATCGGTCATGTGGAACTGCCCGAGGAAGTTTCGGATGTGCCCTGCGAGCTTTGTGGCCGCATGATGGTGGTAAAACAGGGGCGTTATGGCAAGTTCCTGGCCTGCCCGGGCTTCCCGGAATGCCGCAATACCAAGCCGCTGCTGGTGGATACAGGCGTGAAGTGCCCCAAGTGCGGCGGGGCTATCGTGGAACGCAAGTCCCATCGGGGGCGCAAGTTCTACGGCTGCAAGAATTATCCGGAATGTGATTACACTACCTGGGATCAGCCATTGCAGGAAAAGTGTCCGAAATGTGGTGCCTTCATGCTCAAGCATCATTATAAGAATGGCCGCGGCCTGACCTATTGCAGCAATGATGACTGCGAGACGCGCATCGACCATCCCATCAACAAGGAACTGGAGAAGATGCGCCAGCGGGCAGAGGCGAAAAAAGCCAAGGAAGCGGAAGCAGCTGCACAGGCTGAGGCAGCGGAAAAAGAAAGCAAGACAAAAAAAGGTAAAAAGAAATAA
- the trmFO gene encoding methylenetetrahydrofolate--tRNA-(uracil(54)-C(5))-methyltransferase (FADH(2)-oxidizing) TrmFO, which produces MKDIIIIGAGLSGAEAAWQAANMGAEVTLYEMRPVKSTPAHKTAEFAELVCSNSLRGAGMENAVGVLKEEMRRLNSIIMEAADATKVPAGGALAVDRHGFSQYITEKVTNHPHIKVIHEEIEQIPLRDDAITIVASGPLTEGKLAEEIAKLTGNDSLYFYDAAAPIVSLESVDMTKAYRASRYGKGEAAYINCPMTKEEYQAFWTELVNAEKAPTKDFEKEKFFEGCMPVEVMASRGEDTLLFGPLKPVGLEHPETGVRPYAVVQLRQDNASATLYNIVGFQTHLKWPEQRRVFGMIPGLEHAEFLRYGVMHRNTFLNSPIHMRPTFQFKGIDNLFFAGQMTGVEGYVESAASGLMAGVNAARLAAGKEPLVFPKETCHGALAHYITTSEAKHFQPMNVNFGILPTIVMRNENGKIIKDKKAKKMKLAERALAAIDAFKPAIGG; this is translated from the coding sequence ATGAAAGATATCATCATCATTGGCGCCGGTCTCTCCGGTGCGGAAGCAGCCTGGCAGGCTGCCAATATGGGAGCGGAAGTCACGCTGTATGAAATGCGGCCGGTGAAATCCACGCCTGCCCATAAGACCGCGGAGTTTGCAGAACTTGTCTGCAGTAACTCCCTGCGGGGGGCGGGCATGGAAAATGCCGTGGGCGTGCTCAAAGAAGAAATGCGCCGCCTGAATTCTATTATCATGGAAGCGGCCGATGCCACCAAGGTTCCGGCCGGCGGGGCCCTGGCCGTAGACCGTCATGGCTTCAGCCAGTATATTACGGAGAAGGTCACGAACCATCCGCACATCAAGGTTATCCATGAGGAAATAGAACAGATTCCTCTGCGGGACGATGCCATTACCATTGTGGCCAGCGGCCCGCTGACGGAAGGGAAGTTGGCGGAGGAAATTGCCAAGCTCACGGGCAATGATTCGCTGTATTTCTACGATGCGGCGGCTCCCATCGTGAGCCTGGAATCCGTGGACATGACCAAGGCCTACCGGGCTTCCCGTTATGGCAAGGGGGAGGCTGCCTATATCAACTGCCCCATGACCAAGGAAGAATATCAGGCTTTTTGGACGGAGCTGGTCAATGCGGAAAAAGCCCCTACCAAGGATTTTGAAAAGGAAAAATTCTTCGAGGGCTGCATGCCCGTGGAAGTCATGGCCAGCCGTGGGGAGGATACCCTGCTCTTCGGCCCGCTGAAGCCTGTGGGGCTGGAGCATCCGGAGACAGGTGTTCGTCCCTATGCGGTGGTGCAGCTGCGGCAGGATAATGCCTCGGCGACGCTCTACAATATCGTAGGCTTCCAGACGCATCTCAAATGGCCGGAGCAGCGCCGCGTCTTTGGCATGATTCCGGGGCTGGAGCATGCGGAGTTCCTGCGCTATGGCGTCATGCACCGCAATACCTTCCTGAACTCGCCTATCCATATGCGCCCCACCTTCCAGTTCAAGGGCATTGACAACTTGTTCTTTGCCGGGCAGATGACCGGTGTGGAGGGCTATGTGGAATCGGCAGCTTCCGGCCTGATGGCCGGTGTCAATGCTGCCAGACTGGCTGCAGGCAAGGAGCCATTGGTATTCCCCAAGGAAACCTGTCATGGGGCATTGGCTCACTATATCACCACCAGTGAGGCCAAGCATTTCCAGCCGATGAATGTGAATTTCGGCATCTTGCCCACCATTGTCATGCGCAATGAGAACGGCAAGATCATCAAGGATAAAAAAGCGAAGAAGATGAAACTAGCTGAGCGGGCTTTGGCGGCAATTGACGCCTTCAAGCCGGCTATTGGAGGCTGA
- the fliE gene encoding flagellar hook-basal body complex protein FliE — protein MEIAPLAMTPVSMHATSHLGETQEPKEVKNFGQYLTDALKKTNGLQLESERQNALLAAGRVEDVSQVVIAAKKAEIALQLTLQLRNKAVTAYQEIMRMQV, from the coding sequence ATGGAGATTGCACCACTCGCGATGACACCGGTGTCCATGCATGCCACCAGTCATTTAGGCGAAACACAGGAACCTAAGGAAGTGAAGAATTTCGGTCAGTATCTGACGGATGCGCTAAAGAAAACCAATGGTCTGCAGCTGGAGTCAGAACGGCAGAATGCACTGCTGGCAGCTGGCCGTGTAGAAGATGTATCCCAGGTGGTTATTGCTGCGAAAAAGGCGGAGATCGCCTTGCAGCTTACCCTTCAGTTACGTAACAAGGCAGTGACAGCTTATCAGGAGATCATGCGCATGCAGGTATAA